A window of Chloroflexota bacterium genomic DNA:
CTTCGTAACCTTCGCGTCCCTTCGCGCCTTCGTGGTCCAAACTTCGTGCCTTCGCGTCCACCTTCGCGCTTCGTAACCTTCGCGTCCCTTCGCGCCTTCGTGGTCCAAACTTCGTGCCTTCGCGTCCACCTTCGCGCTTCGTAACCTTCGCGTCCCTTCGCGCCTTCGTGGTCCAAACTTCGCGCCTTCGTGGTCCAAACACTCCGCGCATTTCTGCTCAGGCAAGACTCGATTCTGCCTGCGAAATTGCACACTGCGCGGAAGACCGGGTATAATGCCGTGCGCTGGCGGCAACCTGTTCAGGGTTGTCACGTCGCAATCGGTACTCTACCGCAAGAGTGAACCCATGTCAAAGTGGAGAAATTATGCAGCCCAAGGCTGAAACGGCGGACGGTGCCCGCGTCCTGGCGATCGGGTTGGACGGAGCGACCTGGCGACTGATCACCCCCCTTCTGGCGGCCGGCGACCTGCCCAATCTGGCCGAACTGATGGCGCGCGGCTCGTCCGGGTCGCTGCAGTCGACCATCCAGCCAAGTTCGGAACAGGCCTGGGCGACCTTTATGACCGGGCAGAACAACGGACGCCACGGGGTCTATGGATTCCAGCAACGCCGGCCTGGCACCTATCAATTCGACTACGTCAACGCACGAAGCATCAAAACGCCGACCCTGTGGCAGATCCTCAGTCAACGCCGGCGGGATGTCATCGTGTTGAACGTGCCGATGACCTATCCGCCTGCGCCGCTTCGCGGTGTGCTGGTCGGCGGATTGCTCAGTCCGGGCACAGATAGCTCCTTCACCTATCCCGAGGGCATCTACCAGGAACTCTGCCAGGCCTGCGGTGATTACATGATCGACGTCGACACCGAGCGGGGTCGTCTTGACGATGCCAGCTTGGACCAACTGGCCGCGGATGGTATTCGCATGATCCAACTGCGCACCTGCGCCGCGCTGCACCTGGGCCGGACTCGGCCGTGGGATATTCTGATGGTCATGTTCGGGGCCAGCGATCGACTTGCCCACAAGTTCTGGAAATACTGGGACACCAGCCACCCGCTTTACGATCCCTCCCGGGCGGAGGTCTTCGGGGATGTGCTGCCTGGCATTTACCGCCAACTGGATGCTGCCGTAGGGGAGTTGGTGCAGGCATTCGCTGACCAGGATACAAGCATGTTTGTGCTGTCAGATCATGGGTTTGGCCCGCTGCACAAAGCGGTCTATCTGAACCGCTGGCTTCAGCAGCAGGGCTACCAGGTTCTCAGGTCGGGGGTTGATTTCAGTCCGTCGCACCAGTTGCAGGTCGGCATGCGGGGGGCATTGCGCCGGGCCTCGCGTTTCCTGGACAACCGGGCTGTTGCCGGCGCCAAAGACTGGGCGTTCCAGCGTTTTCCCCGGTTGAAGGGCAGCCTCTATTCTTCGATGGCCTTTGCTCAGGTTGATTGGTCTCGAACGCAGGCGTATGCGCTCGGTACCATGGGCAACATCTATCTCAATCTGCAGGGCCGGGAGCCTGGTGGCATCGTGGTTCCTGGTGAAGAGGCCGATCGGCTGGTGGGCCAACTCATGAATGACCTGGCCGGGCTGACCGATCCTGACACCGGGGAAGCGGTATTCTTCCATATCCAGCGGGGAGACGATCTCTACGACGGCCCTGAGGTTGGCCGCGGCCCTGATATCGTCGGTGTCAAGGAAAGCCGCTACCACGTGGTGACGGCGGACTGGCAATCGGGTACTGAGATCCTGGTTTCCCTTGGCGACGCCATGCATTTCGTCTCCGATCAATCTGGCCAGCATGAGTTGGAAGGCATCCTGATGGCTGCCGGACCTGGTGTGCGCTGCGGAGCGGCGATCGACGGCGCCCGGCTGATGGACCTGGCCCCGACGATTCTTTACGCCTTGAGGGAACCGATCCCAAAATCGATGGATGGACGGCTCCTGGCAGGGCTGTACGACGCCGACTATCTTCGTAAGCACCCGGTGACCTTTGCCGATGATGAAACTGACGGGGATTCCGGGGACCGCGCAGGTGGTGTCCCCGCCTACAGCGAGGAAGAAAAGGCCCTGCTCCGGGATCACCTTGCCAGCCTGGGATACCTGGACTGATGCGCTCAAAACAGGCGCGCAGGATTCTTCAAACCATTATCGTACTGACGATTCTGGGGTTTTGGGGCCTGGCCCTGGCGCGAAATTGGCAGGAATTGGCCGAATACAGGTGGGAAATCTCCTGGCCATGGCTTTTCCTGTCGATGGTCGTCCTTGTCTTTCAGATGATCCTGCTGGCGACCATCTGGTGGCAGGCTTTGCGCTTGATGGGGGAGAGGGTCTCCTGGCGATTGGGCACCTCGCTGTGGTTGAAGACCCAGATCGCGCGCTATATTCCAGGGGGAATCTGGGATATTGCCGGCAGGCTTACCCTGGGCTATGAGGAGGGCCTGAACATGCGGGCCATGTCGGCCAGCGTGGTGCTGGAGATGGCCCTGCAGGTGCTCAGTGCGTCGGTTTTCCTGATCGTGGCCCTGTGGTTGCGAACCGGTACCTCCGCCGCGGCCTATCTTCCCGGGGTCGTCGTCGTTGCCGTCGGCTCCCTGATTCTGCTCCTGCCTCCCGTGTTCGAGTATCTGGTAAACTGGGCGCTTCGCTTGCTTCGAAGACCGCCGCTGGATATGCAGCTATCCTATGGTGATATGCTGCTTCTGTTTCTTCTGCGCGTGATTGGCCACATCCTTCTGGGGGTCGGTCTTCTCTTTTTCGCCCGGGGCCTGACTCCCCTCGACTGGTCCCTAGCTCCTGCTATGGTGACCTCCTACATTGGCGCGTGGTTGATCGGATACCTGGCTCTGCTGGTACCGATGGGCATCGGCGTTCGGGAGGGAGTCTGGGTGCTTTTATTGGAGGGACAGATGCCCTTTGGCGCACTGAGTGCCATTGCGCTGGGCTACCGGGTCTGGATCGCGGTTCGCGACCTGCTTGCCGCGCTGGCTGGGGTTCTGCTGGGCCGCGAACAACAGGGTTTGCCGGGAACTGTCGATCGAGCTGCGGAGAAACCATCGAACCCCGAAACTGGCCCTTGACTATCCTCTTGGGGGAAGAGGATGTTGGGGCGACCCATCAATCTTCTTCTTGAATCGATGGCTTGTCGGCAAGCAGTTTCTCCGTCGGGACCGGCGGTGTTGAGGGTTTTGGTGCGCTCTCGAGCCGCCGTTGCTCATCTCTCAAAGCCCTGACCTCGAGCTGCAGCTCTGTGAGGCGTTCGCCATGGCTGACGATCATTTCTGTGATGAAGCCGATCAATACCAGGACAAGGCCCGCCAGCAGAGCGACGCCGGCGGCGATGAAGATAGGTCTTCGCTGCGCGCCGCGGCTCAGCCAGAGCATTAACAGGTAGAGGTAGGTAATTCCCGAAGCGCCCAGGAGGATCAGTCCCAGGCCACCGAAAAAGCGCATGGGCGCCTGGCTGAAGGACAGAAGAAAGCGCACCACCAGGACGTCCAGGAAGGAAATGGGAATCCGGCTGAGCCCGAATTTGGAGCTTCCCGACTGTCGCGGGTACCAGTTGGTCGGGACTTCCCCGATGCTGAATCCCATGTCGGCCGCAATGTGCAACAGGTAGCGATGCCAGTCTGACCGCAATGGCGGCATGGCCTCGATCACCTCGCTGCGAAAGGCCTTGATCCAGTTCATGTCGTGCACGTTCACATCGAACAGCCAGCCGGAGATGATGTTGTAGATACCGGAGGAAAAGACCTTGCCATCGGCCCGTCCCTGGCGCCAACCGGCGACCACGTCGTACCCTCCCCCGGTCAATGTGTCCAGCAGTTTGGGGATATCCTCTTCGGGATCCGATTCGAGGTCAGCCGGTAAAAAGATAATGACATCGCCGCGAACTTCACGAAATCCTGTTCGCAGCGCAGCCGTCAGACCCAGGTTCCGGCGATGCCGGAACAGGCGAAGAAAGGGGTACTGGGGCGCCAGTGACGCGGCCAGTTCTGCAGTGCCGTCGCCGGAGCCATCGTCGACCAGGACCAACTCGCAGGAATGCCCCTGTTCCTGCAACGGGGCAAACGCGTTGCCGACCTTCTCCAACAAGGTGGCAATGTTGCCAACCTCGTTGTGGGCCGGTATCAAAACTGATATGGGGGCTGGGGCGATT
This region includes:
- a CDS encoding lysylphosphatidylglycerol synthase domain-containing protein, with the translated sequence MRSKQARRILQTIIVLTILGFWGLALARNWQELAEYRWEISWPWLFLSMVVLVFQMILLATIWWQALRLMGERVSWRLGTSLWLKTQIARYIPGGIWDIAGRLTLGYEEGLNMRAMSASVVLEMALQVLSASVFLIVALWLRTGTSAAAYLPGVVVVAVGSLILLLPPVFEYLVNWALRLLRRPPLDMQLSYGDMLLLFLLRVIGHILLGVGLLFFARGLTPLDWSLAPAMVTSYIGAWLIGYLALLVPMGIGVREGVWVLLLEGQMPFGALSAIALGYRVWIAVRDLLAALAGVLLGREQQGLPGTVDRAAEKPSNPETGP
- a CDS encoding glycosyltransferase family 2 protein, which gives rise to MDELISYDDGEIAPAPISVLIPAHNEVGNIATLLEKVGNAFAPLQEQGHSCELVLVDDGSGDGTAELAASLAPQYPFLRLFRHRRNLGLTAALRTGFREVRGDVIIFLPADLESDPEEDIPKLLDTLTGGGYDVVAGWRQGRADGKVFSSGIYNIISGWLFDVNVHDMNWIKAFRSEVIEAMPPLRSDWHRYLLHIAADMGFSIGEVPTNWYPRQSGSSKFGLSRIPISFLDVLVVRFLLSFSQAPMRFFGGLGLILLGASGITYLYLLMLWLSRGAQRRPIFIAAGVALLAGLVLVLIGFITEMIVSHGERLTELQLEVRALRDEQRRLESAPKPSTPPVPTEKLLADKPSIQEED
- a CDS encoding alkaline phosphatase family protein, with translation MQPKAETADGARVLAIGLDGATWRLITPLLAAGDLPNLAELMARGSSGSLQSTIQPSSEQAWATFMTGQNNGRHGVYGFQQRRPGTYQFDYVNARSIKTPTLWQILSQRRRDVIVLNVPMTYPPAPLRGVLVGGLLSPGTDSSFTYPEGIYQELCQACGDYMIDVDTERGRLDDASLDQLAADGIRMIQLRTCAALHLGRTRPWDILMVMFGASDRLAHKFWKYWDTSHPLYDPSRAEVFGDVLPGIYRQLDAAVGELVQAFADQDTSMFVLSDHGFGPLHKAVYLNRWLQQQGYQVLRSGVDFSPSHQLQVGMRGALRRASRFLDNRAVAGAKDWAFQRFPRLKGSLYSSMAFAQVDWSRTQAYALGTMGNIYLNLQGREPGGIVVPGEEADRLVGQLMNDLAGLTDPDTGEAVFFHIQRGDDLYDGPEVGRGPDIVGVKESRYHVVTADWQSGTEILVSLGDAMHFVSDQSGQHELEGILMAAGPGVRCGAAIDGARLMDLAPTILYALREPIPKSMDGRLLAGLYDADYLRKHPVTFADDETDGDSGDRAGGVPAYSEEEKALLRDHLASLGYLD